The Pseudomonas entomophila genome segment CCGCCATCGCCGCCCAGGCCTTCCTCGACCAGGGCCGGCGCAAGGTAGCCATCCTCGATGTCGACTACCACCACGGCAATGGCACCCAGGACATCTTCTACACCCGCGACGACGTGTTCTTCGCCTCGATCCACGGTGACCCGCAGGACGAGTTCCCGTTCTTCCTGGGTTACGCCGACGAAGTCGGCGAAGGCGCGGGCGAAGGCTGCAACGTCAACTACCCACTGCCCGCCGGCAGCGACTGGGCGGCCTGGAGCGCCGCCCTGGAAGAAGCCTGCCAGCGCATCGCCGCCTACGACGCCGAGGTGCTGGTGATCTCCCTGGGCGTGGACACCTTCAAGGATGACCCGATCTCCCAGTTCAAGCTCGACAGCCCGGATTACCTGGCGATGGGCGCGCGCATCGCCCAGCTCGGCAAACCGACCCTGTTCGTGATGGAGGGTGGCTACGCGGTGGAAGAAATCGGCATCAACGCGGTCAATGTGCTGGAAGGTTTCCAGCGCGCCCAGCCAGGAGCCTGAACATGATCCGACTCAAGCGTCTGCTCACCCCGCTCATTACCGCCGGCCTGCTCGCCGGCGCGCTCCAGGCCCACGCCGACCAGCGCACCTTGCGGGTGTACAACTGGTTCGACTACATCACCCCGCAAACCCTCACCGACTTCCAGAAGGACAGCGGTGTGAAGCTGGTGTACGACATCTTCGACACCAATGAGGCGCTGGAAGCCAAGCTGCTGACCGGCAACTCCGGCTACGACGTGGTGGTGCCATCCAACGTGTTCCTTGCCAAGCAGATCGAGGCGGGCGTGTTCCAGCCGCTCGATCGCACCAAACTGCCCAACTGGCAGCATCTGGACCCGGCGCTGATGAAGCTGATCGAGGCCAACGACCCCGGCAACAAGTTCGCCGTGCCCTACATGTACGGCACCGTGCTGATCGGCTTCAACCCGGATAAGGTCAAGGCCGTGCTCGGCGAAAATGCCCCGGTGGACAGCTGGGACCTGATCTTCAAGGAAGAGAACATCGCCAAACTCAAGCAATGCGGCGTGGCGCTGCTGGACTCGCCGTCGGAGATCCTGCCGCTGGCCCTGAAGTACCTGGGCCTGGACCCCAACAGCAACAAGCCGGCCGACTACCAGAAAGCCCAGGACCTGCTGCTGAAGATTCGCCCGCACATCACCTACTTCCACTCCTCCAAGTACATGGCCGACATCGCCAATGGCGACATCTGCGTGGCGGTGGGCTATTCGGGCAGCTTCTCCCAGGCCGCCAACCGCGCCCGCGAGGCGAAGAATGGCGTGACGGTGGACATGCGCCTGCCCAAGGAGGGGGCGCCGATCTGGTTCGACATGCTGGCGGTCCCGAAGAACGCGGCCAACCCGGAGGATGCCCACACGTTCATCAACTACCTGCTGCGGCCTGAGGTGATCGCGCCGATCAGCGATTTCGTCGGCTACCCGAACCCGAACAAGGATGCGACCGACAAGGTCAGCCCGGCGATTCGCAACAACCCGAACCTGTACCCGACGGCGGAGGCGATGGCCACGCTGTACACGCTCAAACCGTTGGCGCGGGATGCAGAACGTGCGCGTACGCGGGCCTGGACCAAGATCAAGTCCGGGACTTGAGCCTTCGCCGGCAAGCCGGCTCCTACTGCTCCGTGTAGGAGGCGGCTTGCCGGCGAACTATCGCCAGGCCTTGCGCAAGCGCATCAACGCATCCGCAATCCCGGCTTCCGGCACCGCCGCAAACCCCAGCACCAGCCCCGCCCGCTTATCCACAGGCACCTCGCTGTCTTCCAGCCAGTACCCGCTCAAAGGATTGACCTCCACCCCCACCGCTTCGGCCCCCTTTACCAGCTCCTGCTCCCGCGCAAAGTTATCCACATCCACTTTCACGTGCAGCCCCGCCGCCACCTCCGGCATCGGCCCCAACCCCGGCACGTCCATCGGCCAGCCGGCTTTGAGCACATTGCGCCGCGCCAGCGCGGCACGCCTCATGCGTCGAATATGCCGCTGGAAATACCCCTGGGCCATGAACTGCGCCATGACGCACTGGGTACCCACCTCGGAATGCCGAACCGCCAGTGCTCTTGCCTGGCTGAAAGCCTGCACCAGCCCGCGCGGCAGCA includes the following:
- a CDS encoding histone deacetylase family protein yields the protein MLTIYSDDHRLHHGRCELIDGQLMPCFEMPSRADHVLDQVKQRNLGPVQGPTDFGRAPLQRIHSADYLNFFEGAWARWAALGHEGDLLPFTWPARTLRQVKPTGLHGELGYYSFDAGAPITAGTWQAAYSAAQVALTAQAAIQQGAHAAFALCRPPGHHAAAEVMGGYCYLNNAAIAAQAFLDQGRRKVAILDVDYHHGNGTQDIFYTRDDVFFASIHGDPQDEFPFFLGYADEVGEGAGEGCNVNYPLPAGSDWAAWSAALEEACQRIAAYDAEVLVISLGVDTFKDDPISQFKLDSPDYLAMGARIAQLGKPTLFVMEGGYAVEEIGINAVNVLEGFQRAQPGA
- a CDS encoding extracellular solute-binding protein, translating into MIRLKRLLTPLITAGLLAGALQAHADQRTLRVYNWFDYITPQTLTDFQKDSGVKLVYDIFDTNEALEAKLLTGNSGYDVVVPSNVFLAKQIEAGVFQPLDRTKLPNWQHLDPALMKLIEANDPGNKFAVPYMYGTVLIGFNPDKVKAVLGENAPVDSWDLIFKEENIAKLKQCGVALLDSPSEILPLALKYLGLDPNSNKPADYQKAQDLLLKIRPHITYFHSSKYMADIANGDICVAVGYSGSFSQAANRAREAKNGVTVDMRLPKEGAPIWFDMLAVPKNAANPEDAHTFINYLLRPEVIAPISDFVGYPNPNKDATDKVSPAIRNNPNLYPTAEAMATLYTLKPLARDAERARTRAWTKIKSGT